A single window of Coffea eugenioides isolate CCC68of chromosome 7, Ceug_1.0, whole genome shotgun sequence DNA harbors:
- the LOC113777365 gene encoding uncharacterized protein LOC113777365, producing MRRQSSNRNQGAKAGDQVATTIQQMANILAQLFLGGPDPETDEHWLEAMVDIFMALNYTEERQVAFAVFQFERPALAWWNVIRAKWEREHTAWIWVNFMRKFNEKYFPPLVQEKREDGFVRLRQKTLSVAEYETQFTKLSKFAPELVLTEQRRVRRFIQGLNLEIQEASAAA from the exons ATGCGGCGGCAGAGCAGCAACAGGAACCAAGGGGCCAAAGCAGGGGATCAAGTAGCAACGACAATACAACAAATGGCTAATATTTTAGCGCAATTG ttccttggagggcctgatccagaGACCGATGAGCATTGGTTGGAGGCTATGGTTGATATTTTTATGGCCTTGAATTATACGGAGGAAAGACAAGTGgcatttgctgtctttcagtttGAGAGACCCGCTCTGgcgtggtggaatgttattagggcaAAATGGGAGAGAGAACATACAGCATGGATTTGGGTAAACTTTATGAGaaagtttaatgagaaatacttCCCACCTCTAgtccaagagaagagagaggatggTTTTGTTAGGTTACGTCAGAAAACCTTAAGCGTAGCCGAATATGAAACCCAATTCACTAAATTatctaaatttgctcctgaactaGTGCTTACGGAGCAGAGGAGggtgagacggtttatacaggggtTGAATCTGGAGATCCAAGAAGCTTCAGCAGCTgcttga
- the LOC113777366 gene encoding uncharacterized protein LOC113777366, with protein MRAFPFSLKDAAKDWFYYLPPGSITTWEQLKKKFLQKYFPASRAASLRKEICGIAQHSGESLYDYWERFKKLCTRCPQHQISKQLLIQYFYEGLLYTDRNLIDAASGGVLMNKTSQDAWKLIERMAENSQQFGTREDVHTRQVNEVTVSSIQQQISKLTSAIRQLVVGDLQQAKTCGICKDTSHLTDWCPVLQDERVEQVTMAGNMQYDPYSNTYTPNWRDHSNFSYGGNKQQNSLPNKQQGFQPWYPSKSQSHSSNADMSLEDMVKALVANTTQLQQNATQYQQRTDTSIKNIENQLSQMTSTLHRLESQEKGRLPSQFEVNPKNVSAMTLRSGKEIKWLTVLKDKGQDQIQKEMEDGRRELASTLSKWNSPIYEELPSQTIIDLKKD; from the coding sequence ATGCGAGCATTTCCCTTTTCCCTCAAGGACGCGGCAAAAGATTGGTTCTACTATCTGCCACCAGGTAGTATAACAACTTGGgaacaattaaagaagaagtttttgcaaaaatattttcctgcgtcAAGAGCCGCCAGTTTGAGAAAAGAAATATGCGGCATTGCACAGCATTCAGGGGAGTCTCTCTATGACTATtgggagagatttaagaaactgtGTACTAGATGCCCCCAGCACCAGATTAGCAAGCAGCTCCTGATTCAATATTTCTACGAAGGTTTGTTATATACAGATAGAAATCTTATAGACGCTGCTAGTGGAGGTGTTTTGATGAATAAGACCTCCCAAGATGCTTGGAAATTGATAGAAAGAATGGCAGAAAATTCTCAACAATTTGGCACAAGAGAAGATGTCCATACTCGTCAAGTAAATGAAGTAACTGTCTCATCAATTCAACAACAAATATCTAAATTAACTTCAGCTATTCGACAGTTGGTTGTAGGGGATTTGCAGCAGGCCAAAACATGTGGTATTTGTAAGGACACGAGTCATCTCACAGATTGGTGTCCAGTGCTACAAGATGAAAGAGTTGAACAAGTAACCATGGCTGGCAACATGCAGTATGACCCTTACTCCAACACGTATACTCCGAATTGGAGGGACCATTCGAATTTCAGCTATGGAGGTAACAAGCAGCAAAATTCTTTGCCCAATAAGCAGCAAGGTTTTCAGCCATGGTACCCCTCCAAATCTCAATCTCATTCATCAAATGCTGACATGTCTTTGGAGGATATGGTCAAGGCATTAGTTGCCAACACCACGCAACTCCAGCAAAATGCCACTCAATACCAGCAAAGGACAGACACGAGCATCAAAAACATAGAAAATCAGTTGAGTCAGATGACTTCTACACTACATCGTTTGGAGTCTCAAGAGAAAGGCAGACTTCCATCTCAGTTTGAAGTTAATCCAAAGAATGTGAGTGCCATGACCCTCAGAAgtggaaaagaaattaaatggCTTACGGTTCTGAAGGATAAGGGTCAAGATCAAATTCAAAAAGAGATGGAAGATGGAAGGCGTGAATTGGCATCTACACTGAGCAAATGGAATTCTCCAatttatgaagaattgccctcacagaccATCATCGACCTTAAGAAAGATTAG